The following nucleotide sequence is from Triticum dicoccoides isolate Atlit2015 ecotype Zavitan chromosome 7B, WEW_v2.0, whole genome shotgun sequence.
ACTGGTGCAGATGAGCCCACGCTCAGAATTGGATATTCGTGTCAAATTACCCTATGCTTTCGAGTAGTTGGTAGGGTCTTGTAGTTCTGAAGACAATACGGTTTCTATTATATGAAATCGAAGAGGTAGCTCTCTTTATAAAAAAGAAGCGATGATGTAGTGCGATCTATGGTGATATCCGTGCTTTGTGCCACTACGTGTGGTACTAATCAGGGTCAAAAGAAAAAGACTCAGACAGGTTTCTTAGGAAACGAACCAAGCTGCCTCCATGTTCGCTGGGGTTTACTCTGATCGAACGTTCTGGGGGTATCCAGGTCCTAATTCAAACTTCAACATGGTGCTCATTTGAGAAAGAGTCTAATTCTGCTAAACTTTGCAGAATAAATTATTTTGTGCTAAAGTTTGATTCCAGGGCCAAATGTGTAATTTCGCCTCCGCCACTGATATCTGTGAAGTACTGAAGTCCAATCACgggtgcgtttggttgcaagggcggtcatgaatgggttgggatcgttcagaaaatagacatgtttggttataaagcacatgaatggttcgagctaaaaaagagaatatgccatgaagatgctgaaccgttccacccaaccaaatcggtcgaatcaaatggccaccctttgcatgcatgactatgtgagcatgactggtggtcccgtcctaaataattagctcaccacttatattcagccaaacacatgaattgaatggttcaattccaaaaaaattaaacggtcccaacccattcatacgacaccttcaaccaaacgcatcctaactgCGCGAACTGAAAAAAGAATCATGCAGCGGTAGCAGACTGTGGTGTCGAGTCCAATCACACGACAAAAGATTTCTCCTCGACGCCTCGGGAACCCGGCCACCATTACTTGACTCTACCTCTCCAAACCGGCTCCCAATCCTGTGTTCTTTCCCATTCTCCTACCTCTGCCCGGTTCAGCGAGGCAACGAGCACGAGCGAATAGCGCAACAGGCGCCGACGCGATGCCTTCCACCAatccctcctcctcctcatccgccggcGACATcagcgacgccgccgccgccgccgccctctcgaGGCCCGCCGCATATCGGGTCACCTCGTCCCTCCTTACCCAGGACGCGGTCGATGCCCTGTGCAGGAAGCACGGCGTGCCGACCGCCTACACCGCGCGCCCCGCTGGCGACCGGCGCGCCTTCACTCCGCCTCCAGAGCGGGCCGTGTGCCTGTACGCGCACGCTCTCGAGGCCGGGGTGCGCCTCCCGCTGCACAGCTTCTTCTCCAAGGTGCTCACCCACTTCAACCTCGCGCCAGGCCAGCTCGTGCATAGCGGGTGGCGCGTCCTTGTGGGGTTCGTGGTGTTCTGCCGCGATGCCGGCGTGAAGCCATCGACGACCGTATTCCGCTACTTTTTCTCGCTGGTCACATACAAGTCCGGGTGCTGGTACGGCTTCCGAGCTGACCACGACGACCGCAAGCTCTTCACTGGGTATTGTCTGGAATCCGAGGAGACGTGGAAGGGCAGGTTCTTCTTCCTGACATCGCCGGAGCCATGGCCCTGCCCCGTGCTTTGGGCCGAGCGGCCGTCGAAGTACAAGTACTCCAGCAGCGTCCCTGAGCGAGTGCTCACAAGCCGGCAAAAGAGAATGGCGGCAAAGCTACTGGGCGCACGCAGCACCGCGGTTGATCTCCGGACTTACCTCTCTGATACCAAACTTGCAGAGGTTTTCTCTTCCAGCATCGCCTCACCACCGCCCGGACCTGCCCTTCATTCCACTGGCGGCAAAGGTAAACTCGCTTCTGAAGCTCCCGATAACTGGTTTCTGTATCGACTATCGAGTGACCACATAATTTACCGACGTGTTTTGAGCTAGGCACGGATTCGTCCGCGGCGACTGTGAAACCTGAGCCGGACGGCGACGCGCCGACGGTGTCCCTGAAAAAGAGGAAACACGAGGAGGCAGCTATGGCAAAAGACGACCTTTGCCGTTCTGAGCAGAGCACGCCGCATGCTGCCCATGGCTGCTCGGCCTCCGCATCCGGCTTGGGTGCCCCGCCAGGTTTCGACCCGAAGGCACGGCACCTGCCCGTGCCCGACACACACGACGGCGACAGCGCCGACTGGGAGGCCGCGAAGAAGGTGCTAGagtgcatcaccacgccgtcgcggGAGCGTGGGTTCGCCGCTGCAACGCCCTCCGACGTCGTCGCGTCGAGCTACTCCGCAATGCTCCAGGTATGCTGCGACCAAATCGTCCATCGGTAGATGCATGTGATTTATCCGGTGACATTGTGTTTTACATGTACCTCGTGCACGTGCAGGCCGCGAACTACGCGTCATTCTCCTTCGGCTATGCACTGGAGCTGGAGAAGAAGCTGGCTGCGCGGGACAAAGAGAATGCCGCTCTACGATTGCAGCTGGAGAGCGCCAAGGCCGAGTTGACCGCGGCGAAGCGCGCAGCGGAGGGGAGATGAAGGCCAAGACGACGGGGATGTAGAAGTGCGCCGCTCTCAGGATATGGCCGCGCCTCGACGCCGCCCGGCTCGTCGTCCACCTTGTTGATTTAGTTGTTCTTTTGTGCGTGCATGTCCTTAGAAGTACGACTCTCTCAACAAGTACTGCGCTATTTTGGTTATGTAATGGGAAGGACAAGGTAACCCAAGTTAAATTCACCGAAGAATTTGCAGCCATTATAGGCACCTCCAATGTCGGCTCGTAGAACAAACATTGGTGATGAATTGTTAGAAACAGGGCTGAGCTAGGACTTCCTATACAATGGAGCTTGATCGGTAGCTTTGGCCTCCCTGATCCAAATTAAGTTACCAAGATTAAATGACATTTTTAAACCCAAATTAAATTACCAACACGAAATGACATTTGAAACCTAACTTATGTTACCAACATGAAATGACATTTTAAGCCTCACTTCCTAAAATAAAAACGAAGAACACTCGTCGATATGAAGCTGGTCCATTTTACAAGTGATCCCCTACTTTGCATCTTGAAGATTACAAGGTCCAGAGCCAGAGCGGTCATTTCAGATATATAATCTCTGCctgcaatacaaacaaaagttaaaCTAGACGGACAAGTATCATGCAAACACCACGAAATCCATGCTAATGGACATAAATTCAATATAAGTTACATAAACCGAACGATATCCCGTCCACCGTGGGCCTCCACAAGCACCCGGGCCAGCGTGACGTCAGACTTTGCAAACTCCGACCGGCCGTGTTGCGTAGCTCCTTCCGTGCGGCCCTCCTAGCCGCACTCTCCTTCGCCGTCATAGTGCTCGGCGATAATGAGTCGCCACCGCTGTGACCAAGGTAATAGAGGAGGCGCACGGCGCGCCGAGTTACCTAATGCCTTCCACGCGGCCTTCTCACCAGAGGAGAGGATGATCTCCTTCCTCGAGGAGCCGACCGTTATGGAGGACGATATCTCTCGAGAGCGACGGCGGTGCCACAACGATCTGGATTCAGAAGGAGATCCAGAGCCACCCACCGACACGGAGAACCAGGATAGGAGATGTGACGTGGACGGAGCCGGAGCCGTGCTTAGGCtggttatagtggggagtaacttagactagtaacatgcatatgttactactaCCTctatatagtgcatagtatcatagattagtatcatagatggtctcatttattgacatgcatgacaTATAGTAGTATCATATTTATTATGTTAAGAAGAGAGAGAGGGTCACATCACTCTGACCGACATCAGTGCCGCCGAGTCATGTCCGCTCTGGAGCGGCTTCACCGGCATGAATGTGCGTCAATTGTTTCGCGCAAAAAGTGTTTTGGGTTGGACCGACCAACCAGTGTCTGGACTCCCGCAATCCCCTCCCTTGGTTTGCATCCAGTTTATGGGAATTCGGGCACCTGGGCGCGCCTGTCGACTCATGTGCACTGTGTTCGATGACATACATCGTCCAGACACCTCGGACCAAACATTTGCGTACTTCTCAGGGTCCATATTGTAGATGCCCTGACCTCATTTTATTTCCTCAAATTTTGGATTTGTTTGGCTCTGAATTCTTGGAACAATGAAATGAAAAAAAACAAGATCAATTGGATGTTTTATGGCAtagtgtttcctcggaaagtgcaatTCATCTGTACGAGGTCTTGCATCTATGGTTTTAGAAGAAATGGAAATTTTATCCCGGTGCATCTTTTTTGGGGAATAAGGAAGTTTTATTTCACAGTTGTAGGCGTACAATCTGGTCGTACAAGGTGATGAATGAAGCTGAGTTCCCCCGAAAGTGCTTTTGTGATCTCA
It contains:
- the LOC119340609 gene encoding uncharacterized protein LOC119340609, with translation MPSTNPSSSSSAGDISDAAAAAALSRPAAYRVTSSLLTQDAVDALCRKHGVPTAYTARPAGDRRAFTPPPERAVCLYAHALEAGVRLPLHSFFSKVLTHFNLAPGQLVHSGWRVLVGFVVFCRDAGVKPSTTVFRYFFSLVTYKSGCWYGFRADHDDRKLFTGYCLESEETWKGRFFFLTSPEPWPCPVLWAERPSKYKYSSSVPERVLTSRQKRMAAKLLGARSTAVDLRTYLSDTKLAEVFSSSIASPPPGPALHSTGGKGTDSSAATVKPEPDGDAPTVSLKKRKHEEAAMAKDDLCRSEQSTPHAAHGCSASASGLGAPPGFDPKARHLPVPDTHDGDSADWEAAKKVLECITTPSRERGFAAATPSDVVASSYSAMLQAANYASFSFGYALELEKKLAARDKENAALRLQLESAKAELTAAKRAAEGR